A region from the Panicum hallii strain FIL2 chromosome 1, PHallii_v3.1, whole genome shotgun sequence genome encodes:
- the LOC112878649 gene encoding nudC domain-containing protein 2-like isoform X5 yields the protein MSEKLAPEKRHAFLHSGQKVFEWDQTLEEVNMYIELPKGVPTKLFRCTIQAGHVEVGIRGNPPYLNHDVAHPVKTDSSFWTIEDGEMHITLQKREKGKTWSSPIQGQGLLDPYAADQEQKRLMLQRFQEENPGL from the exons ATGTCGGAGAAGCTGGCCCCCGAGAAGCGCCACGCCTTCCTGCACAGTG GGCAGAAGGTGTTCGAGTGGGACCAGACACTGGAGGAGGTGAACATGTACATTGAGCTCCCCAAGGGTGTGCCCACCAAGCTCTTCCGCTGCACCATCCAGGCGGGCCATGTGGAGGTTGGCATCCGTGGCAACCCACCATACCTCAAC CACGATGTGGCGCACCCCGTGAAGACAGACTCCTCGTTCTGGACAATAG AGGATGGTGAGATGCATATCACACTGCAAAAAAGAGAGAAGGGGAAGACATGGTCATCTCCAATACAAGGGCAAGGTCTCTTGGATCCATATGCTGCAGATCAAGAGCAAAAACGGCTTATGCTGCAAAGGTTTCAAGAAGAG AACCCAGGGCTCTGA
- the LOC112902615 gene encoding uncharacterized protein LOC112902615: MAAAAAAASVKAPSLVVAASMGAVEALKDQAGLCRWDYALRSLYHRAAAPRIRAALSSSAAAELPRAGAGRPAAADARMRKAYHLVCWGPN, from the coding sequence atggcggcggcggcggcggcggcgagcgtgaAGGCGCCGTCGCTGGTGGTGGCGGCGAGCATGGGCGCGGTAGAGGCGCTCAAGGACCAGGCGGGCCTGTGCCGCTGGGACTACGCGCTGCGCTCGCTCtaccaccgcgccgccgcgccccggatCCGCGCCGCGCTCTCGAGCTCCGCGGCGGCCGAGCTGCCCCGAGCGGGCgcgggccggccggcggcggcggacgccaGGATGCGCAAGGCCTACCACCTCGTGTGCTGGGGCCCCAACTGA
- the LOC112878649 gene encoding nudC domain-containing protein 2-like isoform X6 — protein MSEKLAPEKRHAFLHSGQKVFEWDQTLEEVNMYIELPKGVPTKLFRCTIQAGHVEVGIRGNPPYLNHDVAHPVKTDSSFWTIEDGEMHITLQKREKGKTWSSPIQGQGLLDPYAADQEQKRLMLQRFQEEL, from the exons ATGTCGGAGAAGCTGGCCCCCGAGAAGCGCCACGCCTTCCTGCACAGTG GGCAGAAGGTGTTCGAGTGGGACCAGACACTGGAGGAGGTGAACATGTACATTGAGCTCCCCAAGGGTGTGCCCACCAAGCTCTTCCGCTGCACCATCCAGGCGGGCCATGTGGAGGTTGGCATCCGTGGCAACCCACCATACCTCAAC CACGATGTGGCGCACCCCGTGAAGACAGACTCCTCGTTCTGGACAATAG AGGATGGTGAGATGCATATCACACTGCAAAAAAGAGAGAAGGGGAAGACATGGTCATCTCCAATACAAGGGCAAGGTCTCTTGGATCCATATGCTGCAGATCAAGAGCAAAAACGGCTTATGCTGCAAAGGTTTCAAGAAGAG TTATGA
- the LOC112902594 gene encoding CBL-interacting protein kinase 26-like, translating to MDERRNILMDRYEIGRQLGQGNFAKVYYARNLISGQAVAIKIIDKDKVTRVGLIVQIKREISIMRLVRHPNVLQLFEVMASRSKIYFVLEYAKGGELFNKISKGKFSEDVARRYFHQLISAVDYCHSRGVYHRDLKPENLLLDDNENLKVSDFGLSALAESKRHDGLLHTTCGTPAYVAPEVLSRRGYDGSKADIWSCGVILFVLVAGYLPFHDPNLIEMYRKISKAEYRCPRSFSTELKDLLFRMLDPDPSTRISISRIKRSTWYRKPFQLNVPMMKHESARDKVCNGEATTSNSIECSNSEENQGPSSLPNLNAFDIISLSTGFDLSNLFEERYGRREERFTTRQPAETVFGKLKELAERLKLKIKKNGNGVLKLAAPKEGIKGFLELDAEIFELAPSFLLVELKKTNGDTIEYQKLVKDEIRPALKDMVWAWQSDRHRQHEQIMQEEQQPPLPPQR from the coding sequence ATGGACGAGAGGAGGAATATCTTGATGGACCGTTATGAAATTGGGAGGCAGTTAGGACAAGGGAACTTTGCTAAGGTATATTATGCTCGAAATCTTATTAGCGGGCAGGCTGTTGCAATAAAGATAATTGATAAGGACAAGGTCACGAGGGTTGGGCTAATAGTGCAGATAAAGAGGGAGATTTCAATAATGAGATTGGTAAGACATCCAAATGTTCTGCAACTTTTTGAGGTAATGGCTAGCAGGAGCAAAATTTACTTTGTTTTGGAGTATGCTAAAGGTGGCGAGCTGTTCAACAAAATATCCAAGGGAAAGTTCAGTGAGGATGTTGCAAGGAGATATTTCCACCAACTGATCAGTGCGGTGGACTACTGCCACAGCCGAGGTGTTTACCATCGTGATCTGAAGCCAGAAAACCTACTCCTAGATGATAATGAGAACCTAAAAGTCTCGGATTTTGGCCTAAGTGCCCTAGCTGAATCCAAGAGACATGATGGCCTCCTCCATACCACCTGTGGGACTCCAGCTTATGTTGCTCCTGAAGTGCTTAGTAGGAGAGGCTACGATGGCTCCAAGGCTGACATATGGTCTTGTGGAGTAATTCTTTTTGTGCTTGTGGCTGGTTACCTTCCATTCCATGACCCAAATCTTATAGAGATGTATAGGAAGATTTCCAAAGCAGAGTACAGATGCCCTCGTTCCTTCTCTACTGAACTGAAGGACCTGCTTTTTAGAATGCTTGATCCAGATCCAAGTACTAGAATTTCTATTTCAAGAATAAAGAGAAGCACCTGGTACAGGAAACCCTTTCAGTTAAATGTTCCAATGATGAAGCATGAATCAGCAAGGGACAAGGTGTGTAATGGTGAAGCCACAACCTCTAACTCAATAGAATGCAGTAATTCGGAGGAAAATCAAGGGCCATCAAGCCTACCTAACCTGAATGCATTTGACATCATTTCCCTTTCAACTGGATTTGACCTGTCCAATTTATTTGAAGAAAGATATGGCCGGAGGGAAGAGAGATTTACCACTAGGCAGCCAGCAGAGACGGTTTTTGGTAAGCTAAAGGAACTGGCTGAGAGGTTAAAGCTCAAAATTAAGAAGAATGGAAATGGAGTTTTGAAACTGGCTGCACCAAAAGAAGGAATAAAGGGATTTCTTGAGCTCGATGCGGAGATTTTTGAGCTTGCTCCATCTTTCCTTTTGGTTGAATTGAAGAAGACCAATGGGGACACTATAGAGTATCAAAAGCTCGTGAAAGATGAAATAAGGCCTGCACTCAAGGATATGGTCTGGGCATGGCAAAGCGATCGGCACCGGCAGCATGAGCAAATTATGCAAGAAGAGCAGCAGCCACCTTTGCCACCACAGCGGTAG
- the LOC112878649 gene encoding nudC domain-containing protein 2-like isoform X1: MSEKLAPEKRHAFLHSGQKVFEWDQTLEEVNMYIELPKGVPTKLFRCTIQAGHVEVGIRGNPPYLNHDVAHPVKTDSSFWTIEDGEMHITLQKREKGKTWSSPIQGQGLLDPYAADQEQKRLMLQRFQEEPSLWSMNSSSSLLPAGLKQMSRTYLQDAIATVQRPNSALGL; encoded by the exons ATGTCGGAGAAGCTGGCCCCCGAGAAGCGCCACGCCTTCCTGCACAGTG GGCAGAAGGTGTTCGAGTGGGACCAGACACTGGAGGAGGTGAACATGTACATTGAGCTCCCCAAGGGTGTGCCCACCAAGCTCTTCCGCTGCACCATCCAGGCGGGCCATGTGGAGGTTGGCATCCGTGGCAACCCACCATACCTCAAC CACGATGTGGCGCACCCCGTGAAGACAGACTCCTCGTTCTGGACAATAG AGGATGGTGAGATGCATATCACACTGCAAAAAAGAGAGAAGGGGAAGACATGGTCATCTCCAATACAAGGGCAAGGTCTCTTGGATCCATATGCTGCAGATCAAGAGCAAAAACGGCTTATGCTGCAAAGGTTTCAAGAAGAG CCCTCCTTGTGGAGCATGAACTCATCATCATCCCTTCTCCCGGCTGGATTGAAGCAAATGAGCAGAACATATCTGCAGGATGCAATAGCCACAGTACAGCGCCCCAATTCCGCGCTTGGATTGTAG
- the LOC112878649 gene encoding nudC domain-containing protein 2-like isoform X4 produces MSEKLAPEKRHAFLHSGQKVFEWDQTLEEVNMYIELPKGVPTKLFRCTIQAGHVEVGIRGNPPYLNHDVAHPVKTDSSFWTIEDGEMHITLQKREKGKTWSSPIQGQGLLDPYAADQEQKRLMLQRFQEELDGIDK; encoded by the exons ATGTCGGAGAAGCTGGCCCCCGAGAAGCGCCACGCCTTCCTGCACAGTG GGCAGAAGGTGTTCGAGTGGGACCAGACACTGGAGGAGGTGAACATGTACATTGAGCTCCCCAAGGGTGTGCCCACCAAGCTCTTCCGCTGCACCATCCAGGCGGGCCATGTGGAGGTTGGCATCCGTGGCAACCCACCATACCTCAAC CACGATGTGGCGCACCCCGTGAAGACAGACTCCTCGTTCTGGACAATAG AGGATGGTGAGATGCATATCACACTGCAAAAAAGAGAGAAGGGGAAGACATGGTCATCTCCAATACAAGGGCAAGGTCTCTTGGATCCATATGCTGCAGATCAAGAGCAAAAACGGCTTATGCTGCAAAGGTTTCAAGAAGAG CTTGATGGGATAGACAAATAG
- the LOC112878649 gene encoding nudC domain-containing protein 2-like isoform X3, with the protein MSEKLAPEKRHAFLHSGQKVFEWDQTLEEVNMYIELPKGVPTKLFRCTIQAGHVEVGIRGNPPYLNHDVAHPVKTDSSFWTIEDGEMHITLQKREKGKTWSSPIQGQGLLDPYAADQEQKRLMLQRFQEETRNFRSSQKDSGKMCKGS; encoded by the exons ATGTCGGAGAAGCTGGCCCCCGAGAAGCGCCACGCCTTCCTGCACAGTG GGCAGAAGGTGTTCGAGTGGGACCAGACACTGGAGGAGGTGAACATGTACATTGAGCTCCCCAAGGGTGTGCCCACCAAGCTCTTCCGCTGCACCATCCAGGCGGGCCATGTGGAGGTTGGCATCCGTGGCAACCCACCATACCTCAAC CACGATGTGGCGCACCCCGTGAAGACAGACTCCTCGTTCTGGACAATAG AGGATGGTGAGATGCATATCACACTGCAAAAAAGAGAGAAGGGGAAGACATGGTCATCTCCAATACAAGGGCAAGGTCTCTTGGATCCATATGCTGCAGATCAAGAGCAAAAACGGCTTATGCTGCAAAGGTTTCAAGAAGAG ACAAGGAACTTTAGAAGTAGCCAGAAGGACAGCGGGAAGATGTGCAAAGGAAGCTAG
- the LOC112901403 gene encoding F-box/LRR-repeat protein At3g03360-like: MAGGGEKRRRVGGGGHEEEEEEVKEMDRISELPDALRLQILSLLPLKSAIRTGALSSRWRGLWEQRWPEPSSLRVRLPPGAAGAAARVEQFGAIDRRGRRRMDCFSLAFHGGQLTQPDLRRCLDYAAACEVEDLHLRLDGAAGRGSRGGGGGATRGRGMLTVHFPVGSRLLARLSVRGLNLTAAANAMVATLEVIHLHSVFLTDAALRRVVAACPRLRELDLRYCRRLRRIDFSAVGVPNLRSFTIVDCSRTTEMRVPVAPRLRSFRFSGAFLSSNILSGASGSLEHLYLCSGGPETGLPPTNLPTSVPRLSNLSVLTLCSIALQYISASTAKDVVESKLHSLRELHFLMFGMANSNLADIYSFLKTCSCPQLERLFVQLPTNIHDSFTENFLAVAEEEPPKGGLENLCLAKMTNFKGHRNEMQLVEFLLRKSSCLKKLILTAPTEDHPQGLRKIQSDVLPNFPKTEILHLERASANTQIIFSEPDGPQIQPLHSEVFVRF, translated from the exons ATGGCGGGGGGCGGCGAGAAGCGGCGCCGGGTGGGAGGTGGgggccacgaggaggaggaggaggaggtgaaggAGATGGACCGCATCTCGGAGCTGCCGGACGCGCTGCGGCTGCAGATTCTGAGCCTGCTGCCGCTCAAATCGGCCATCCGCACCGGCGCGCTCTCCTCGCGGTGGCGGGGCCTCTGGGAGCAGCGCTGGCCGGAGCCGTCCTCGCTGCGCGTCCGCCTCCCgcccggcgcggcgggggcggcggcgcgggtggagCAGTTCGGGGCCATCGACCGCCGCGGGAGGCGCCGGATGGACTGCTTCTCGCTCGCCTTCCACGGGGGGCAGCTCACGCAGCCGGACCTCAGGCGCTGCCTCGACTACGCGGCCGCGTGCGAGGTCGAGGACCTGCACCTCCGCCTCGACGGCGCCGCGGGGAGGGGGTCgcgcgggggagggggcggGGCCACCCGCGGCCGGGGCATGCTCACCGTGCACTTCCCCGTGGGTAGCCGCCTGCTCGCGCGCCTGTCCGTGCGGGGGCTCAACCTCACGGCGGCGGCCAACGCGATGGTCGCCACGCTCGAGGTGATCCACCTCCACTCCGTCTTCCTCACCGACGCCGCGCTGCGCCGGGTCGTCGCCGCGTGCCCCCGCCTCCGGGAGCTCGATCTCCGCTACTGCCGCCGCCTCCGACGTATCGACTTCAGCGCCGTGGGGGTGCCCAACCTCAGGAGCTTCACCATCGTCGACTGCTCCCGCACCACCGAGATGCGAGTCCCAGTGGCGCCACGCCTCCGGTCGTTCCGCTTCAGCGGCGCCTTCCTCTCGAGCAACATCCTTTCCGGTGCTTCAGGGTCTCTTGAGCATCTCTACCTCTGCTCCGGCGGGCCAGAGACCGGCTTGCCGCCCACCAACTTGCCCACCTCAGTTCCTCGCCTATCGAACCTCAGTGTCCTCACCCTCTGCAGCATTGCGCTCCAG TACATCTCTGCTTCCACAGCCAAGGACGTAGTGGAGAGCAAGCTGCACAGCTTGAGAGAGCTCCATTTCCTCATGTTTGGCATGGCCAACTCCAACCTTGCTGACATCTATAGCTTCCTCAAGACTTGTTCATGTCCTCAGTTGGAGCGGCTCTTTGTGCAG CTCCCGACGAACATTCATGATTCATTCACGGAGAATTTCTTGGCGGTAGCGGAGGAAGAGCCACCAAAAGGTGGATTAGAAAACCTTTGTTTAGCCAAGATGACAAATTTCAAGGGGCACCGTAATGAGATGCAACTAGTAGAATTTCTTCTTAGAAAGTCTAGTTGTCTGAAGAAACTAATTCTGACTGCTCCTACGGAGGATCACCCTCAAGGACTCCGCAAGATTCAGTCAGATGTTCTGCCCAATTTTCCTAAAACAGAAATATTACATCTGGAAAGAGCTTCAGCAAATACCCAGATAATTTTCAGCGAGCCTGATGGTCCTCAGATCCAACCATTGCATTCGGAGGTCTTTGTCAGGTTTTAG
- the LOC112879276 gene encoding myosin-2-like, with the protein MAMSALSTSALSSLEAMLQSLMRGSGGGGGDDDTPVDDTLASPPPPPLPARPTPRGRRPSRRRVRPAAAARTLMSPPPSSSRSPSPSPPKEREDARTDDVSLLVEGLERKAVELEAQLRRRSEEENAALKRRMESYHIRWLQYEIRIKSLEEAFHEQMAALQLAQDAARRAEETAAYDHRESSEHHVDAPEDPPVRLWHGRDRMVVGARRSAVSRLGAEFRRQSHTLERGAEALVAEEPAAAAPSGGCPSSSAADDLKKLKAQFRAWTKDYKARLRRTKAELGSRDARRQGSCWI; encoded by the exons atggcgaTGTCGGCTTTGTCAACGTCCGCCCTGAGCTCTCTGGAAGCGATGCTCCAGTCGCTGATGCGAGGatcaggaggaggaggcggcgacgacgacacGCCCGTAGACGACACCctcgcctccccgccgccgccgcctctaccCGCACGGCCGACCCCACGAGGCCGTCGTCCCTCGCGTCGCAGAGTCcggcccgccgcggcggcgcgtacATTGAtgtcaccgccgccgtcgtcgtcgcggTCACCGTCGCCGTCACCGCCCAAG GAACGGGAAGACGCTAGGACGGATGATGTCTCGCTGCTGGTGGAGGGGCTGGAGAGGAAGGCGGTGGAGTTGGAGGCGCAGCTGCGGCGCCGCAGCGAGGAGGAGAACGCCGCGCTGAAGCGGCGGATGGAGAGCTACCACATCCGGTGGCTGCAGTACGAGATCAGGATCAAGTCCCTGGAGGAAGCCTTCCACGAACAAATGGCCGCTCTGCAG CTGGCTCAGGACGCGGCACGGAGGGCCGAGGAAACGGCGGCGTACGACCACCGCGAATCCTCGGAACACCACGTCGACGCGCCCGAGGACCCGCCGGTGAGGCTGTGGCACGGCCGGGACCGCATGGTGGTGGGCGCCAGGCGGAGCGCGGTGAGCCGCCTCGGCGCGGAGTTCCGGCGCCAGAGCCACACGCTGGAGCGCGGCGCGGAGGCGCTCGTCGCcgaggagccggcggcggccgccccgagcggcggctgcccctcctcctccgccgccgacgACCTGAAGAAGCTCAAGGCGCAGTTCCGCGCATGGACCAAGGACTACAAGGCCCGGCTGCGCAGGACCAAGGCCGAGCTCGGCAGCAGGGACGCGCGGCGTCAGGGCAGCTGCTGGATCTGA
- the LOC112902586 gene encoding sugar transport protein MST5-like, with product MAGAVIVHHTTRYKTYPGEITGIVVFACLIASVAGCIFGYDIGLTSGLTSTEPFLVKFFPSIYEETKKQVVVNQYCKFDSQLLTLFCSSLFLSAMTAAFFAGPLTRAFGRKWTLFTAGSAYVCGAVLGGVSVNFPMLLTGRILVGAGVGLSIQASPLYISEMAPAQQRGMLNIMFQLMITVGILTANMTNYFASKIPGGWGWRIAVAFGAVPAGVIALGSLAIPDTPTSLIQRGDTATARKTLAQIRGVGDVREEFDDLSTASEEAKAVENPWRELFFGGKYKPQLTFSLLIPFFQQLTGINVIMFYAPVLFKTVGFKQNASLVSSIITGLVNVFSTFVAVLTADKVGRRALFLQGGTQMIISQILVGTFIGLQFGMSGTGAISEQYAMCIVLFVCVYVAGFAWSWGPMGWLIPSEIYPLAVRSAAMSVTVAVNMFFTAFIGQIFLTLLCHLRFGLFYFFGGWVLLMTLFIAMLLPETKNVPVEEMAHIWKKHWFWRKFVVDTSPDARSAEMRKRIALEMS from the exons ATGGCGGGAGCCGTGATCGTGCACCACACCACGAGGTACAAGACGTACCCCGGCGAGATCACCGGCATCGTCGTCTTCGCCTGCCTCATCGCCTCCGTCGCCGGCTGCATCTTCGGCTATGACATCGGCCTCACCT CCGGGTTGACGTCGACGGAGCCATTCTTGGTCAAGTTCTTCCCGTCCATCTACGAGGAGACGAAGAAGCAGGTGGTCGTGAACCAGTACTGCAAGTTCGACAGCCAGCTCCTCACGCTGTTCTGCTCCTCCCTCTTCCTCTCCGCGATGACCGCTGCCTTCTTCGCCGGCCCCTTGACCCGGGCCTTCGGCCGGAAGTGGACCCTGTTCACCGCCGGGTCCGCGTACGTGTGCGGCGCGGTCCTCGGCGGCGTGTCCGTCAACTTCCCGATGCTGCTCACCGGCCGGATCCTCGTCGGCGCTGGCGTCGGGCTCTCCATCCAAGCGTCCCCCCTCTACATCTCGGAGATGGCGCCCGCGCAGCAGCGCGGGATGCTCAACATCATGTTCCAGCTGATGATCACGGTGGGGATCCTGACGGCGAACATGACCAACTACTTCGCGTCCAAGATCCCCGGCGGGTGGGGGTGGCGCATCGCCGTGGCGTTCGGCGCCGTCCCCGCCGGCGTCATCGCGCTGGGCTCGCTGGCCATCCCGGACACCCCGACGTCGCTCATCCAGCGCGGCGACACCGCGACGGCGCGCAAGACGCTGGCCCAGATCCGGGGCGTGGGCGACGTCCGCGAGGAGTTCGACGACctgtcgacggcgagcgaggaggcCAAGGCCGTGGAGAACCCGTGGCGGGAGCTCTTCTTCGGCGGCAAGTACAAGCCCCAGCTGACGTTCTCGCTGCTCATCCCCTTCTTCCAGCAGCTCACCGGCATCAACGTCATCATGTTCTACGCGCCCGTGCTGTTCAAGACCGTCGGGTTCAAGCAGAACGCCTCCCTCGTGTCCTCCATCATCACCGGCCTCGTCAACGTCTTCTCCACCTTCGTCGCCGTCTTGACCGCTGACAAGGTCGGCCGCCGCGCCCTCTTCCTCCAGGGCGGCACGCAGATGATCATCTCCCAG ATCCTGGTGGGCACCTTCATCGGGCTGCAGTTCGGCATGAGCGGGACGGGCGCCATCTCGGAGCAGTATGCCATGTGCATCGTGCTGTTCGTGTGCGTGTACGTGGCCGGGTTCGCCTGGTCGTGGGGCCCCATGGGGTGGCTGATCCCCAGCGAGATCTACCCGCTGGCGGTGCGGTCAGCGGCGATGAGCGTCACGGTGGCCGTCAACATGTTCTTCACGGCCTTCATCGGGCAGATCTTCCTGACGCTGCTCTGCCACCTCCGGTTCGGGCTCTTCTACTTCTTCGGCGGCTGGGTGCTGCTCATGACGCTCTTCATCGCCATGCTGCTGCCGGAGACCAAGAACGTGCCCGTCGAGGAGATGGCGCACATCTGGAAGAAGCACTGGTTCTGGAGGAAGTTCGTCGTCGACACCTCCCCCGACGCGCGCAGCGCCGAGATGAGGAAGAGGATAGCGCTAGAGATGAGCTAG
- the LOC112878649 gene encoding nudC domain-containing protein 2-like isoform X2 produces MSEKLAPEKRHAFLHSGQKVFEWDQTLEEVNMYIELPKGVPTKLFRCTIQAGHVEVGIRGNPPYLNHDVAHPVKTDSSFWTIEDGEMHITLQKREKGKTWSSPIQGQGLLDPYAADQEQKRLMLQRFQEEVHPTFCTSCVDVHPFFHIFGHALLLDPIIFS; encoded by the exons ATGTCGGAGAAGCTGGCCCCCGAGAAGCGCCACGCCTTCCTGCACAGTG GGCAGAAGGTGTTCGAGTGGGACCAGACACTGGAGGAGGTGAACATGTACATTGAGCTCCCCAAGGGTGTGCCCACCAAGCTCTTCCGCTGCACCATCCAGGCGGGCCATGTGGAGGTTGGCATCCGTGGCAACCCACCATACCTCAAC CACGATGTGGCGCACCCCGTGAAGACAGACTCCTCGTTCTGGACAATAG AGGATGGTGAGATGCATATCACACTGCAAAAAAGAGAGAAGGGGAAGACATGGTCATCTCCAATACAAGGGCAAGGTCTCTTGGATCCATATGCTGCAGATCAAGAGCAAAAACGGCTTATGCTGCAAAGGTTTCAAGAAGAGGTACACCCAACTTTTTGTACTAGCTGTGTTGATGTGCATCCCTTTTTTCATATATTTGGTCATGCTTTGCTGTTGGATCCTATTATTTTCAGTTAA